GCATGGTCTCGACGGTCGGGCGACGGAAAGGTGAAACGGTGACCGAAAATCCCTGCGGGGGCAACATCGGCGCCTCATGCAGACACAGACAAAAGCGCGTCGATTCCGGATCGGCCGGCACCGACATGAAGCCGCCATGTTCGGCCCAATACATCGGCCGGATATACACAGCGGTATTGCCATCGAACTTTTTCAGCCCGTCCCAAGTCAAGCCGACAATCTCTTCGACGTTCATTGTCGGCTTGAGGCCAAGCGCAACCGCCGATTTATTGATCCGAGCCGCGTGCAGTTCGAGGTCGGGCGCGACGCCTTCAAACCACCGAGCCCCGTCGAAAACCGAGGAGCCAAGCCACATTGCATGAGTGCGTGGCCCGACAATGGGAACATTGCCCTCATACCAATCGCCATCGACATAAGTCCAGGTGAGTGTTTGCGCCGTTGTATCGACTGCCATGATCGTCTCCTCGAATGCTTGTTCCAGACGCAAACCGGATTTGGCGCGAAACGTCAATCGTCACGAACACAGCTGCTACGAAATCCTGACCTATTGACCGTCTCGCGCGCATTGCCCAAAGTCTGCGCAACCGGACCAAGAGAATGTCTTTCAAAGCATACGTCTTCGACGCCTACGGCACCCTATTCGATGTTCATGCAGCAGTTCGCAAACATGCCGACATGCTCGGTGAACGCGGACAGCTTCTATCCGACCTGTGGCGCACCAAACAACTTGAA
This portion of the Oricola thermophila genome encodes:
- a CDS encoding branched-chain amino acid aminotransferase, producing MAVDTTAQTLTWTYVDGDWYEGNVPIVGPRTHAMWLGSSVFDGARWFEGVAPDLELHAARINKSAVALGLKPTMNVEEIVGLTWDGLKKFDGNTAVYIRPMYWAEHGGFMSVPADPESTRFCLCLHEAPMLPPQGFSVTVSPFRRPTVETMPTNAKAGCLYPNNGRAILEAKSRGFDNCLVRDMLGNVAETGSSNVFMVKDNQVYTPAANGTFLSGITRARTISLLADYGFKTIEKALTVKDFMEADEIFTTGNHSKVVPIIQIEDRKLQPGPIATKARELYWEWAHA